The following are encoded in a window of Primulina eburnea isolate SZY01 chromosome 4, ASM2296580v1, whole genome shotgun sequence genomic DNA:
- the LOC140830929 gene encoding tubulin alpha-5 chain: MREIISIHIGQAGIQVGNSCWELYCLEHDIHPDGMMPSDTTVGVAHDAFNTFFSETGSGKHVPRAIFVDLEPTVIDEVRTGTYRQLFHPEQLISGKEDAANNFARGHYTVGKEIVDLCLDRVRKLADNCTGLQGFLVFNAVGGGTGSGLGSLLLERLSVDYGKKSKLGFTIYPSPQVSTAVVEPYNSVLSTHSLLEHTDVVVMLDNEAIYDICRRSLDIERPTYTNLNRLISQIISSLTTSLRFDGAINVDVTEFQTNLVPYPRIHFMLSSYAPVISAEKAYHEQLSVPEITNAVFEPSSMMAKCDPRHGKYMACCLMYRGDVVPKDVNAAVATIKTKRTVQFVDWCPTGFKCGINYQPPAVVPGGDLAKVQRAVCMISNNTAVAEVFSRIDIKFDLMYSKRAFVHWYVGEGMEEGEFSEAREDLAALEKDYEEVGAEGADDEEEEGEDY, translated from the exons ATGAGGGAGATTATCAGCATACACATCGGGCAAGCGGGGATTCAGGTTGGGAATTCGTGCTGGGAGCTGTATTGCCTCGAGCATGACATCCATCCAGATGGGATGATGCCCAG TGACACCACGGTGGGTGTGGCCCATGATGCATTCAACACCTTCTTTAGTGAGACTGGCTCAGGAAAGCATGTCCCAAGAGCTATCTTTGTTGATCTTGAACCTACTGTTATTGACGAAGTCAGGACAGGGACCTATCGCCAGCTTTTTCACCCAGAACAGCTTATCTCCGGTAAAGAAGATGCTGCCAACAACTTTGCCAGAGGACATTATACAG TGGGGAAAGAGATTGTCGATCTATGCTTGGATAGGGTGAGGAAGTTGGCTGATAACTGCACCGGGCTGCAAGGATTTTTGGTTTTTAACGCAGTAGGTGGTGGTACTGGTTCTGGTTTGGGTTCTTTGCTGTTGGAACGATTGTCTGTAGACTATgggaagaaatcaaagctcGGTTTCACTATTTATCCTTCTCCTCAG GTCTCAACTGCTGTTGTTGAGCCTTACAACAGTGTTCTCTCAACTCATTCCCTTCTTGAGCACACAGATGTTGTTGTGATGCTGGACAATGAAGCCATTTATGACATCTGCAGAAGGTCTTTAGATATTGAGAGGCCTACATACACCAATTTGAACCGTTTGATTTCTCAAATCATCTCATCCCTCACTACTTCTCTACGATTTGATGGAGCCATCAATGTTGATGTTACAGAGTTCCAGACCAACCTTGTACCATATCCCCGTATCCATTTTATGCTCTCATCATATGCCCCCGTTATCTCAGCTGAGAAAGCATACCATGAGCAGCTATCAGTCCCTGAGATTACAAATGCAGTCTTTGAACCCTCAAGTATGATGGCGAAATGCGATCCTAGACATGGGAAGTACATGGCTTGTTGCTTGATGTACCGTGGTGATGTTGTTCCCAAGGATGTCAATGCCGCAGTTGCTACCATCAAAACTAAACGAACTGTTCAGTTTGTTGACTG GTGCCCAACTGGCTTCAAGTGTGGCATCAACTATCAACCTCCAGCGGTCGTACCCGGAGGTGATCTTGCCAAGGTGCAGCGAGCAGTGTGCATGATCAGCAACAACACAGCAGTGGCCGAAGTGTTTTCACGCATTGACATCAAATTTGATCTCATGTATTCCAAGAGAGCATTTGTTCACTGGTATGTGGGCGAAGGAATGGAGGAAGGTGAGTTCAGCGAAGCTCGCGAGGATCTGGCTGCTCTAGAAAAAGATTATGAAGAAGTTGGCGCCGAAGGTGCAGATGATGAAGAGGAGGAAGGTGAAGATTATTAG